A segment of the Rhizoctonia solani chromosome 12, complete sequence genome:
GCGCCGTTCTCAAGCAGGAACACGGCATCCTTGTCGCCGCCCTCCTTCTGACCAGAGCAAGCACCCTTACCGCGGTCGAAGCGAACGTTGCCACCTAGTTAGCGATTTGTAAGTAACTAGTGTGGCACGCATATAGCTGTCTTATCAGCACTCACCGTCAAATGTGCCCTTGACGCTCATGGGAGCGCTCAGGCTGGAGGTCTTGGGAGGTGTGGGGAAGGTGCAGCTGGCGGCACGCTTCATAAATGCAGCGCTGGTGTCGATGGTAGGAGAGGGAGCGGCGATAGCGGCCTGTGCGAAGAAGGCAGAGACGGCAATGATAGTGGAAAGCTTGAAAGAGATCATGATGTGTGTGGAAAAGTGAGTGTAAAGTGAGGGTGTGGAGAGTATAGTAGTGGTAATGAAGAGATGAAAGAAAGACGCTTGTTGTTGAGTTGGAGCAGTGTTGGGATCGGGTTTATATGCAAGGTGGGGACCAGCTGGACATGACATGGACCAACATGCGTTGGCGAGCTCCGGCGATAGGTCGCAACAGTCTTGGCACTGTATCCAGGCCACACGTTAGAAATGGACCGAGTCATCGTGCCAAGCCTCCCCCCGTTTCGATAGGCCAGCGAGGAAGTAGAGATGGAGATTAAAGGTGCCGACGCGGTTTAATTTGTCACAGAGACGCAAGCGGTCGCCGAAGCAGTTCTGGCTCTTGAATCACTGCGGCCAGCTAATGAGAAACAGAGTTGATTTGAATTACACCGATCCAGGAATTATTTGGGAAGGCGATAATTTGGGTGTATAGATCTAGGGCTTGACGCACTACTTTGGGGGCATGGATCATTGCCATTGTTCATTGGCCTCGTTGGAATCGGTCAGATGATCAAAGCTAATAGAGTGTATCAATTCAATAAAGCTTTAGAGATACAACAGAAGGGCACATTCGATTCGTCAATATTCAACTATAAACTGATGAGGGGATGCATATTCTCGAACCATTTACCTAATACCGTTAGAAGTAAGTGTCATGGGCAAATGTTTAGTACCGACCAGCAAGACTTAGCTACTCCGAGCTCTATTTAGCAGTACTATCCTTCATAATCCAGTTATTACAAGACAATGGATGGCTGTCCTTTCGAGTTATTTGAGAAACGACTGAGCTCCAAAAGCTACTCCAACGACCTCACCGaacaaatggacaacatacCGCGATAGcagcaaaaaaaaaatagtaTATTGGGGCTTTAAACAATTGTATTCATTCACCCCGTACATGCATGAGCATATTTGGATCAACAACCATAAGTTGAAGAGTAGTAACCCGGGCGAGGGACGTCACGTGCGTAGCCAATTTGTCGCCAGCCACGTGATGAGGCATGAGGGCCCATTGCAAAGTTGGTGACGACTGCCTCAGCTGGCATCTTCATTCTTGTCCGGTGCCTACTTGCCCGTTTGCCAGAGTGCATACAATCTACTTACTCAAACTGCATACATACTACTCTTTTAAAACTCTAAAAAAATCTGGGGAGCTTTTTACGATCGCTCTGGCCTACAATGCCATTCCCCGTGTTCCCCCCTCCAGAAAAAGCACGGAGAACTACCAATGCTCCCGACCCCTACTTGTTCGTGGACCACCTAGGAGATGCCCTCCCTATATTCTTACACAAGGATGTTCCAACCCGCGATTCGTTTGCCCAAGTCGTCACTCAAAACGGCGGCGAACTTACGACGACCATGCGCCATGCGGTCTACCTGATCGTCGACCCACTCTCGTCGGACGGACAAGACACCATCGACGGCTACGGGGACCGCCCTGACAAACGGGTCCTTAGACCCGAGTGGCTAGGAATGTGTGTGACTGCTGGGAAACTAGTGATTGCAGGCGACTGGGGAGGGTGCAGGCTTGGACGAACTCCTCAACCACGTAAACGCGCAGCAGACGAACAAGACCCGACTGCTAGCGCCAACAAGCAGCCCCGAACTGATATTCCTCCCCAACCATTACCACAACCCCAGCCTCAGCCGCAACCCCAACCACAGCCTTCGTTTGCCTACCCTGCGTATCCAATGGTGCCTGGGTATTATCCTCCACAATACCCATATTACGATCCGAATCCGCAATCTACTCAGACTCCGCAGTCAACGACCCCAATCAAGAAGCGGAATCCCCGGCCTCCGAGACAACCAAACCGCCCATGGACACTCGAGGAAAACATCGCATTGTATGATTTTATGAGCCAACATTCGGCTCCTACCGAGCGAGAACAGGCAACGCTCGTCCGACGTTGGGCAAAAGAGACTAGGCCAGACCGAGGAAGGCAGAGCTGGGTCGCTCATGCGTTCGCTAGTGAGTTCCTCTCCCTACCTTTTTATCATTTATTGAATTAGATTTGATATTCCAGCCTCGTTTAAGAATTGGGTCAAGGAATACGAAGCAGGCAATATTAATGCGAATCCTGCCGATTTTGGTGCTGGGCCGGACCCGGATGGAGAGGCCGAAGCTGACCCGGACCACCAACCTGCCAGCCCAGAATTCTCACCAGCGACGGCGGGAGAGTTCTCTCAACCTACAACTGGGACGGACCAATCACCCGCTCAGCAATATACATTCGGAACATCCGCAGCTAGCACCGGAGCATTTTCTAGTGCTCCTGTGCAGTATACCAGTCCCTCAA
Coding sequences within it:
- a CDS encoding BRCA1 carboxy-terminus (BRCT) domain protein produces the protein MPFPVFPPPEKARRTTNAPDPYLFVDHLGDALPIFLHKDVPTRDSFAQVVTQNGGELTTTMRHAVYLIVDPLSSDGQDTIDGYGDRPDKRVLRPEWLGMCVTAGKLVIAGDWGGCRLGRTPQPRKRAADEQDPTASANKQPRTDIPPQPLPQPQPQPQPQPQPSFAYPAYPMVPGYYPPQYPYYDPNPQSTQTPQSTTPIKKRNPRPPRQPNRPWTLEENIALYDFMSQHSAPTEREQATLVRRWAKETRPDRGRQSWVAHAFATSFKNWVKEYEAGNINANPADFGAGPDPDGEAEADPDHQPASPEFSPATAGEFSQPTTGTDQSPAQQYTFGTSAASTGAFSSAPVQYTSPSSHSYSSTPNQSYTSPTHAQFTTEGQGSNPQGFTGFTESQQQQLATNQPQPAPQISSPRPEDQPKATVASPSNAAGFPPLYPMVYPPTSTGNVEEGKEAGQLVGSGGSIN